From Salvelinus sp. IW2-2015 linkage group LG18, ASM291031v2, whole genome shotgun sequence, a single genomic window includes:
- the nudt13 gene encoding NAD(P)H pyrophosphatase NUDT13, mitochondrial isoform X2 — MLQPLRILFRPKWMVSRSSGSYVSRMRHLNKIKEEDEACRAALQSGNIFLYHKLAPLLRRTDSGIYQLPALQTKDVEEILEKLGEDKEMVKESILINCTEQNEAQFSFDVGAIEQAAVEELCRGTFVDLRKAFFLLRGSEAPLVARGQALLRWHQTNGFCSSTGQPTQRNQSGSQRVCHSSGITYYPKMSPVVIVLLSDGKRCLLGRQSTFPRGMYSALAGFCDIGETMEEALRREIAEEVGLEVSVDKVELEDARWFSJEEVQEALTIKAPPRNNKGEPTVFWVPPSYAIANRLIQEWANQQHLKS; from the exons ATGCTCCAGCCACTGAGGATTCTCTTCAGACCCAAGTGGATGGTCTCACGGTCCTCCGGCAGCTATGTGTCCAGGATGAG GCACTTGAATAAGataaaggaggaggatgaggcgTGTCGAGCAGCATTGCAGTCTGGGAATATTTTCCTCTATCACAAACTGGCTCCTCTACTGCGGCGGACTGACAGTGGAATATATCAGCTCCCAGCTCTCCAGACCAAAG ATGTAGAAGAGATTCTGGAAAAGCTTGGAGAGGACAAGGAGATGGTGAAGGAATCCATTCTCATCAACTGCACTGAACAGAACGAAGCACAGTTCTCCTTTGATGTTG gGGCGATAGAGCAGGCTGCTGTGGAGGAGCTGTGTAGAGGAACCTTCGTAGACCTGAGGAAAGCCTTCTTCCTACTGAGAGGGTCTGAGGCACCGCTTGTAGCCAGA GGGCAGGCTCTCCTTCGCTGGCACCAGACCAATGGCTTCTGCAGCTCCACTGGGCAGCCTACCCAAAGGAACCAGTCCGGCAGTCAGCGTGTGTGTCACAGCAGTGGGATCACTTATTACCCTAAG ATGTCTCCGGTGGTGATCGTACTGTTGTCTGATGGGAAACGGTGTTTGCTGGGGAGGCAGTCCACCTTCCCACGGGGGATGTACAGTGCACTGGCAGGCTTCTGTGACATTG GTGAGACCATGGAGGAGGCACTCCGCAGGGAGATAGCTGAGGAGGTGGGGCTGGAG GTCAGTGTGGATAAGGTGGAGTTAGAGGATGCACGGTGGTTCAGCMTAGAGGAAGTCCAAGAGGCGCTGACGATCAAGGCACCACCACGGAACAACAAAGGAGAGCCTACTGTGTTCTGGGTCCCACCAAGCTACGCCATAGCTAACCGGTTGATCCAGGAATGGGCCAATCAACAACACCTCAAATCATAG
- the si:ch211-207i20.2 gene encoding gastrula zinc finger protein XlCGF26.1, with product MSNFIALQTQLASVMETLVHAAVAELGKLVEDSSVFVFSLELTQGHSEGEELSAKLQTESQNKMTDFATIMEVLGNEALGKIMKIVDDTKFLMDFESKSFKGHRGKKAKPQASILNILSVGGMAEEHSYGGSGKTAEQTVSMESADVEEVDTPESPLVLAVSVKDEHGQIDLGAIAERAADDAFAGNSSSEHQYGMISDDPLVNPTDILLETLFAQKKLFICTECGKSFSTQSNLKSHQRLHTGEKPFVCMFCNKAFAHKQSCNDHIRTHTGEKPFICGVCGKCFGKQAHLKTHSIIHTGEKPYSCTVCGKSFNLAQNLSRHQQIHTGEKIFTCLLCGKGFTRAVTLKTHQLIHTGQKPFKCIQCEKSFRHAVNLKNHQRIHTGVRPFSCDLCGKTFRQSVNLKIHKRIHTGERPYICTECGKTFSQQSSLMSHGRTHSNERPFQCSFCEKRFNNANSLKLHQRIHTGEKPYSCEICGKTFSQGSHLRTHKRHVHAGGKQYICDKCGKRYSDKRNLKMHKCVYAST from the exons ATGTCAAATTTCATCGCGTTGCAGACCCAGTTGGCCTCTGTCATGGAGACCCTTGTTCACGCGGCGGTGGCCGAACTGGGTAAACTTGTAGAGGACAGTTCTGTTTTCGTGTTCAGCCTGGAACTGACCCAGGGGCATAGCGAGGGTGAAGAATTATCGGCAAAACTGCAGACGGAGAGTCAGAATAAGATG ACAGACTTTGCCACAATCATGGAGGTACTGGGCAATGAGGCATTGGGTAAAATAATGAAAATTGTGGATGATACAAAGTTTTTGATGGACTTTGAATCCAAGTCCTTCAAAGGCCATAGAGGGAAAAAAGCCAAACCACAAGCGAGCATCTTGAATATTCTGTCAGTTGGAGGAATGG CGGAGGAACATTCTTATGGCGGAAGTGGTAAAACTGCGGAGCAAACTGTTTCAATGGAG TCTGCAGATGTGGAGGAAGTGGACACACCAGAATCTCCccttgtcttggctgtttctGTCAAAGACGAGCATGGGCAAATAGACCTGGGGGCCATTGCAGAGA GAGCTGCCGATGATGCTTTTGCAGGAAACTCTTCTTCAGAGCACCAGTATGGTATGATTAGCGATGACCCCCTGGTGAACCCCACAGACATCCTATTGGAGACTTTGTTTGCCCAAAAGAAGCTCTTCATTTGCACCGAGTGTGGAAAAAGTTTCTCCACGCAGAGTAACCTCAAATCCCACCAGCGACTTCACACTGGCGAGAAACCGTTTGTGTGCATGTTCTGCAACAAAGCCTTTGCCCACAAACAGAGTTGTAATGATCACATCCGCACCCACACTGGTGAGAAGCCCTTCATATGTGGCGTGTGTGGGAAATGCTTCGGCAAGCAGGCRCACCTCAAGACCCATTCGATAATCCACACGGGCGAAAAGCCTTACAGCTGCACTGTGTGTGGCAAGAGCTTCAACCTGGCTCAAAATCTGTCAAGACACCAGCAAATTCACACGGGAGAGAAAATCTTCACCTGTTTACTGTGCGGGAAAGGCTTCACACGCGCTGTAACACTGAAGACCCATCAACTCATTCACACTGGACAAAAGCCCTTCAAGTGTATTCAGTGTGAGAAGAGTTTCCGTCACGCTGTCAATCTGAAGAACCACCAGCGGATTCATACAGGCGTCAGGCCATTTAGCTGTGACTTGTGTGGCAAGACATTCCGTCAATCAGTGAATCTTAAAATACACAAGCGCATCCACACTGGAGAGAGGCCATATATCTGCACAGAATGTGGCAAGACCTTCAGTCAGCAGAGTAGTCTCATGTCTCACGGACGCACCCACTCTAACGAGAGACCTTTCCAGTGTAGCTTCTGCGAGAAAAGATTCAACAACGCCAACAGTCTGAAGTTGCACCAGAGAAtccatacaggagagaagccgtACAGCTGTGAAATCTGTGGGAAGACCTTCAGTCAGGGCAGTCATCTCCGAACACACAAGAGGCATGTTCACGCAGGAGGGAAACAGTACATCTGTGATAAATGTGGGAAGAGGTATTCAGACAAGCGGAATCTTAagatgcacaaatgtgtttatgcCTCAACCTAA
- the dnajc9 gene encoding dnaJ homolog subfamily C member 9 — MGLLDQCEELFKTSNLYDVIGVTNDASEAEVRRGYYKVSLQVHPDRSPGDEQATAKFQTLGKVYAVLSDKDQRAIYDEQGIVDEESDSLDQDRNWEEYWRTMFPKITLQDILNFEKSYKDSEEEKHDLMRVYEEHKGDMDMIMENVLCATQADEPRIRAVLQCAIDSKVLLAHKAFTNESAKKKSSRKRKADKERKEAEEMQKEMGLNSEDSLVAMIKKNQKSKEAGFNNFMDNLEAKYCKKRPSSSSGRKGKK, encoded by the exons ATGGGTTTACTGGATCAGTGTGAGGAGCTGTTCAAGACGTCAAACCTTTATGATGTAATCGGTGTCACAAATGATGCATCGGAGGCAGAGGTTCGACGGGGTTATTATAAAGTCTCACTACAAGTCCACCCTGACAGATCACCAGGTGACGAGCAAGCCACTGCCAAGTTCCAG ACTCTAGGGAAGGTGTATGCAGTCTTGAGTGACAAAGACCAAAGGGCCATTTACGACGAGCAGGGCATAGTAGACGAGGAGTCCGACTCACTTGACCAAGATCGTAACTGGGAAGAATATTGGAGAACAATGTTTCCTAAG ATCACACTTCAAGATATCCTGAACTTTGAGAAGTCCTACAAGGACTCTGAGGAAGAAAAGCATGATCTGATGCGGGTCTATGAGGAGCACAAGGGCGACATGGACATGATCATGGAGAACGTGCTGTGTGCCACCCAGGCGGACGAGCCACGGATCAGAGCCGTCCTCCAGTGCGCCATCGACTCCAAGGTGCTGCTGGCTCACAAGGCTTTCACCAACGAGAGTGCTAAGAAGAAAAGYAGCCGCAAACGCAAG GCCGATAAAGAGCGTAAAGAGGCAGAGGAGATGCAGAAAGAGATGGGCCTGAACAGCGAGGACAGCCTGGTGGCCATGATCAAG AAAAATCAGAAGTCAAAAGAGGCAGGCTTTAACAATTTTATGGATAACCTGGAGGCAAAGTACTGCAAGAAAAGACCAAGCTCCTCCTCAGGAAGGAAGGGAAAGaagtga
- the nudt13 gene encoding NAD(P)H pyrophosphatase NUDT13, mitochondrial isoform X1 has protein sequence MLQPLRILFRPKWMVSRSSGSYVSRMRHLNKIKEEDEACRAALQSGNIFLYHKLAPLLRRTDSGIYQLPALQTKDVEEILEKLGEDKEMVKESILINCTEQNEAQFSFDVGAIEQAAVEELCRGTFVDLRKAFFLLRGSEAPLVARGQALLRWHQTNGFCSSTGQPTQRNQSGSQRVCHSSGITYYPKMSPVVIVLLSDGKRCLLGRQSTFPRGMYSALAGFCDIGETMEEALRREIAEEVGLEVESIQYSGSQHWPFPQSSFMVACHATVNPDKTHVSVDKVELEDARWFSJEEVQEALTIKAPPRNNKGEPTVFWVPPSYAIANRLIQEWANQQHLKS, from the exons ATGCTCCAGCCACTGAGGATTCTCTTCAGACCCAAGTGGATGGTCTCACGGTCCTCCGGCAGCTATGTGTCCAGGATGAG GCACTTGAATAAGataaaggaggaggatgaggcgTGTCGAGCAGCATTGCAGTCTGGGAATATTTTCCTCTATCACAAACTGGCTCCTCTACTGCGGCGGACTGACAGTGGAATATATCAGCTCCCAGCTCTCCAGACCAAAG ATGTAGAAGAGATTCTGGAAAAGCTTGGAGAGGACAAGGAGATGGTGAAGGAATCCATTCTCATCAACTGCACTGAACAGAACGAAGCACAGTTCTCCTTTGATGTTG gGGCGATAGAGCAGGCTGCTGTGGAGGAGCTGTGTAGAGGAACCTTCGTAGACCTGAGGAAAGCCTTCTTCCTACTGAGAGGGTCTGAGGCACCGCTTGTAGCCAGA GGGCAGGCTCTCCTTCGCTGGCACCAGACCAATGGCTTCTGCAGCTCCACTGGGCAGCCTACCCAAAGGAACCAGTCCGGCAGTCAGCGTGTGTGTCACAGCAGTGGGATCACTTATTACCCTAAG ATGTCTCCGGTGGTGATCGTACTGTTGTCTGATGGGAAACGGTGTTTGCTGGGGAGGCAGTCCACCTTCCCACGGGGGATGTACAGTGCACTGGCAGGCTTCTGTGACATTG GTGAGACCATGGAGGAGGCACTCCGCAGGGAGATAGCTGAGGAGGTGGGGCTGGAGGTAGAGTCTATCCAGTACTCAGGCTCTCAGCACTGGCCCTTCCCACAGAGCTCCTTCATGGTGGCCTGTCACGCCACCGTCAACCCAGACAAGACACAC GTCAGTGTGGATAAGGTGGAGTTAGAGGATGCACGGTGGTTCAGCMTAGAGGAAGTCCAAGAGGCGCTGACGATCAAGGCACCACCACGGAACAACAAAGGAGAGCCTACTGTGTTCTGGGTCCCACCAAGCTACGCCATAGCTAACCGGTTGATCCAGGAATGGGCCAATCAACAACACCTCAAATCATAG